The following proteins come from a genomic window of Malus domestica chromosome 02, GDT2T_hap1:
- the LOC103447953 gene encoding uncharacterized protein isoform X2: MSSARASTASTVQDCWDSMLPGPPSRNNFGSADLSLSGLLAFPSGSSISVLDARSMQLVVSIPMPPPTQSSSTSSSLSPFVTSVRWTPLPLRRDLLSTEPSSSHLLLAAGDRQGRIALLDLRLKSPVLWFDTDSSPSKLPIQDLAWVQARPDSYLLASISGFSSLSLYNSSTGRCFWKYDAAPEILSCIRRDPFDSRHFCVVGLKGFLLSVTVLGETESDVVIKELQIRTDSTELLKLERDLTGGVSGNSSSASAAFPIYAVRFAFSPQWRHILFVSFPRELVVFDLQYETPLFSATLPRGCGKFLDVLPDPNHEFLYCAHLDGKLSTWRRKEGEQVHIMCSMEELMPSIGTSVPSPSLLALVISQSDSTLQNVSKIYSDDVPHSPFPDLDFDNPFDFCDEPLLVSKTHLISISDDGKIWNWLLTAEGLEDNRKDDTNLGISELPVPGTNTNIIVSSTGGLDMEAGKQIEKISGDRNRPSNSIVSHTDLSLKISLVGQLQLLSSAVTMLAVPSPSSTATLGRGGNYPVVAVPLVALGTQSGTVDVVDVSANAVAASFSVHTGTVRGLRWLGNSRLVSFSYSQVSEKSGGFINRLIVTCARSGLNRQFRVLQKPERAPIRALRASSSGRYLLILLRDAPVEVWAMTKSPIMLRSLALPFTVLEWTLPAVPRPAQNGPAKQSSSSSSSPKDHTYVASDGTSSPTKASSDSKSSDGSQDDTSESFAFALANGALGVFEVHGRRIRDFRPKWPSSSFVSSDGLITAMAYRLPHVVMGDRSGNIRWWDVTTGHSSSFNTHREGIRRIKFSPVVPGDRSRGRVAVLFYDNTFSVFDLDSPDPLANSLLQPQFPGTLVLELDWLPLRTDKTDPLLLCIAGADSSFRLVEINIIDKKLGYTHQPRSIKERFRPMPLCSPILLPTPHALALRVILQLGVEPSWFNTCSTTLDKRPHKIPGTPKSNEDLRSYMINLPPVGDPVVPELLLKVLEPYRKEGCILDDERAKLYAMVVNKGFSVRFAFAAAIFGESSEALFWLQLPRALNHLMNKMVNKSPQKTPASAPVPEIDDASMLSRITSKGKSVSGTEKKDEMNQGQLRLLAFEQEDLWANASERIPWHEKLEGEDAIQNRVHELVSVGNLEAAVSLLLSTPPESNYFSANALRAVALSSAVSKSLLELAVKVVAANMVRTDRSFSGTHLLCAVGRYQEACSQLQDAGCWTDAATLAATHLKGSDYARVLLRWASHVLRAEHNIWRALILYVAAGALQEALAALREAQQPDTAAMFILACREVHANFISDLGNCDDESSSLIKDKLLYLPGLGPESEDVMAVGEYYGQYQRKLVHLCMDSQPFAE; encoded by the exons GTCTCCCGTCCTCTGGTTCGATACCGACTCCTCCCCCTCCAAACTCCCCATCCAGGACCTCGCGTGGGTCCAGGCCCGACCCGACTCCTACCTCCTCGCCTCCATCTCCGGattctcctccctctccctctacAACAGCTCCACCGGCCGATGCTTCTGGAAATACGACGCGGCGCCCGAAATTCTCTCCTGCATCCGCCGTGACCCCTTCGATTCGCGCCATTTCTGTGTCGTCGGGCTCAAAGGATTCCTGCTCTCTGTCACCGTGTTAGGCGAGACGGAATCCGATGTCGTCATCAAGGAGCTTCAGATTCGGACCGACTCCACCGAGTTGCTGAAGCTGGAGAGGGACTTGACCGGTGGAGTCTCCGGGAACTCGTCGTCGGCCTCGGCGGCATTCCCGATCTACGCCGTGAGGTTCGCATTCTCGCCACAGTGGCGGCACATTCTTTTCGTCTCGTTCCCGAGGGAGCTGGTGGTGTTCGATTTGCAGTATGAGACGCCGCTTTTCTCTGCCACATTGCCTCGCGGCTGCGGCAAGTTTCTCGATGTGCTCCCGGATCCGAATCACGAGTTCCTCTACTGCGCTCATCTTGACGGGAAGCTCAGTACTTGGCGCCGAAAAGA AGGAGAGCAGGTACACATAATGTGTTCAATGGAAGAGCTGATGCCTTCAATTGGCACATCTGTCCCTTCTCCTTCGTTGCTTGCTCTCGTCATCTCCCAATCAGATTCGACCCTCCAGAATGTCAGCAAGATTTACTCTGATGATGTACCTCATTCTCCTTTCCCTGATTTGGATTTCGATAATCCTTTTGATTTCTGTGATGAACCTCTTCTTGTTTCTAAAACGCATTTGATCTCAATTTCTGATGATGGAAAAATATGGAACTGGCTCTTGACTGCCGAAGGGCTTGAAGATAATCGAAAGGATGACACAAACTTGGGTATTAGTGAACTGCCAGTTCCTGGGACAAATACAAACATTATAGTTTCTTCTACCGGAGGACTTGACATGGAAGCCGGtaaacaaatagaaaagatCAGTGGTGATAGAAACCGACCTTCAAATTCTATTGTCAGCCATACGGACTTATCACTAAAG ATTAGCTTAGTTGGACAGCTTCAGCTTCTTTCTTCAGCAGTAACTATGCTAGCTGTACCTTCACCTTCTTCAACAGCTACTTTGGGCC GTGGGGGGAACTATCCTGTTGTAGCTGTTCCATTGGTTGCTTTGGGAACTCAAAGTGGGACAGTTGACGTTGTTGATGTTTCTGCCAATGCTGTCGCTGCAAGTTTTTCTGTTCATACTGGTACTGTTAGGGGATTACGATGGCTTGGAAATTCTAGACTGGTTTCATTTTCATACAGTCAG gtGAGTGAAAAATCTGGAGGTTTCATCAACAGGCTCATTGTGACCTGTGCTAGAAGTGGCCTAAATAGACAATTCCGGGTTTTGCAAAAGCCTGAACGTGCACCCATAAGAGCATTAAGAGCCTCATCCTCTGGGAG GTACCTTCTTATTTTGCTTCGTGATGCACCAGTAGAGgtttgggcaatgacaaagAGTCCTATTATG CTTAGATCATTGGCTCTTCCATTTACGGTTTTGGAATGGACCCTCCCAGCAGTCCCCCGACCTGCTCAAAATGGACCTGCTAagcaatcatcatcatcatcatcatccccCAAAGATCACACATATGTGGCATCAGACGGGACATCCTCTCCAACAAAGGCATCATCTGATTCCA AGAGCTCAGATGGATCTCAAGATGACACTTCTGAAAGCTTTGCATTTGCACTAGCAAATGGTGCTCTTGGTGTTTTTGAGGTTCATGGGAGAAGAATCCGTGACTTCAG ACCGAAATggccttcttcttcatttgtctCATCGGATGGACTAATTACTGCCATGGCCTACCGGTTGCCTCATGTA GTTATGGGGGACAGATCAGGAAATATTCGCTGGTGGGATGTAACTACTGGACATTCTTCTTCGTTTAACACTCATAGAGAAGGTATCCGGAGAATTAAATTCTCACCTGTTGTGCCTGGAGACCGCAGTAGGGGGCGCGTTGCTGTACTATTCTATGACAATACATTTTCAGTATTTGACCTT GATTCTCCGGACCCATTAGCCAATTCTCTTTTACAGCCTCAATTTCCTGGAACCCTTGTGTTGGAACTTGATTGGTTGCCTTTGCGGACTGACAAAACTGATCCACTGTTATTGTGCATAGCTGGAGCTGATAGTAGCTTTCGCCTTGTTGAGATTAATAT aattgacaaaaaactTGGTTATACCCACCAGCCCAGATctataaaagagaggttccgtCCTATGCCTCTATGCTCTCCTATACTGCTTCCAACACCACATGCCCTG GCATTAAGAGTGATCTTACAATTGGGTGTCGAGCCCTCTTGGTTTAATACTTGCAGTACGACTTTAGATAAGAGGCCTCACAAAATTCCAGGAACTCCCAAGTCCAATGAGGATCTTCGAAGTTACATGATCAATTTACCACCTGTTGGTGACCCTGTGGTACCAGAATTGCTGCTTAAAGTCTTAGAACCTTATCGTAAAGAAG GCTGCATACTGGATGATGAGAGGGCAAAATTATATGCAATGGTGGTCAACAAAGGTTTTTCTGTGAGATTTGCTTTTGCTGCTGCAATTTTTGGTGAATCCTCAGAAGCTCTTTTCTGGCTACAACTGCCTCGTGCTCTTAACCATTTGATGAATAAGATGGTAAACAAGTCTCCACAAAAAACCCCTGCGTCAGCACCCGTTCCAGAGATTGATGATGCATCTATGCTGAGTAGGATAACATCAAAAGGAAAGTCAGTGTCTGGAACGGAAAAGAAAGATGAAATG AATCAAGGTCAGCTCAGGTTATTGGCTTTTGAGCAAGAGGATTTGTGGGCAAATGCCAGTGAACGTATTCCTTGGCATGAGAAGTTGGAGGGAGAAGATGCTATTCAGAATCGTGTACATGA GCTTGTCTCCGTTGGCAACTTAGAAGCTGCGGTTAGTTTATTGCTTTCCACTCCTCCTGAGAGCAATTACTTCTCTGCAAATGCTTTACGCGCTGTTGCTCTTTCTTCTGCCGTGTCAAAGTCTCTCCTTGAACTTGCCGTCAAG GTTGTTGCGGCCAACATGGTCAGGACTGACAGGTCGTTCTCTGGTACTCATCTTCTTTGTGCTGTTGGAAGGTATCAGGAAGCGTGTTCTCAG CTACAAGATGCTGGGTGCTGGACAGATGCTGCGACTTTAGCTGCTACGCATTTAAAAGGATCCGACTATGCAAG GGTGTTGCTAAGATGGGCTTCGCACGTCCTTCGCGCTGAACACAACATATGGAGGGCCCTCATTTTGTATGTTGCAGCTGGTGCACTACAAGAGGCATTGGCAGCACTTCGTGAGGCCCAACAACCTGACACGGCCGCTATGTTCATCCTTGCTTGTCGAGAAGTTCATGCCAACTTCATCTCTGATTTAGGCAACTGCGACGATGAATCCAGTTCTTTGATCAAGGACAAGCTGCTCTACTTGCCTGGGTTAGGCCCCGAGAGCGAAGACGTTATGGCAGTCGGCGAATATTACGGGCAATACCAAAGGAAACTGGTGCATCTATGCATGGACTCGCAACCATTCGCTGAATGA
- the LOC103447953 gene encoding uncharacterized protein isoform X1 produces MSSARASTASTVQDCWDSMLPGPPSRNNFGSADLSLSGLLAFPSGSSISVLDARSMQLVVSIPMPPPTQSSSTSSSLSPFVTSVRWTPLPLRRDLLSTEPSSSHLLLAAGDRQGRIALLDLRLKSPVLWFDTDSSPSKLPIQDLAWVQARPDSYLLASISGFSSLSLYNSSTGRCFWKYDAAPEILSCIRRDPFDSRHFCVVGLKGFLLSVTVLGETESDVVIKELQIRTDSTELLKLERDLTGGVSGNSSSASAAFPIYAVRFAFSPQWRHILFVSFPRELVVFDLQYETPLFSATLPRGCGKFLDVLPDPNHEFLYCAHLDGKLSTWRRKEGEQVHIMCSMEELMPSIGTSVPSPSLLALVISQSDSTLQNVSKIYSDDVPHSPFPDLDFDNPFDFCDEPLLVSKTHLISISDDGKIWNWLLTAEGLEDNRKDDTNLGISELPVPGTNTNIIVSSTGGLDMEAGKQIEKISGDRNRPSNSIVSHTDLSLKISLVGQLQLLSSAVTMLAVPSPSSTATLGRGGNYPVVAVPLVALGTQSGTVDVVDVSANAVAASFSVHTGTVRGLRWLGNSRLVSFSYSQVSEKSGGFINRLIVTCARSGLNRQFRVLQKPERAPIRALRASSSGRYLLILLRDAPVEVWAMTKSPIMLRSLALPFTVLEWTLPAVPRPAQNGPAKQSSSSSSSPKDHTYVASDGTSSPTKASSDSKSSDGSQDDTSESFAFALANGALGVFEVHGRRIRDFRPKWPSSSFVSSDGLITAMAYRLPHVVMGDRSGNIRWWDVTTGHSSSFNTHREGIRRIKFSPVVPGDRSRGRVAVLFYDNTFSVFDLDSPDPLANSLLQPQFPGTLVLELDWLPLRTDKTDPLLLCIAGADSSFRLVEINIIDKKLGYTHQPRSIKERFRPMPLCSPILLPTPHALALRVILQLGVEPSWFNTCSTTLDKRPHKIPGTPKSNEDLRSYMINLPPVGDPVVPELLLKVLEPYRKEGCILDDERAKLYAMVVNKGFSVRFAFAAAIFGESSEALFWLQLPRALNHLMNKMVNKSPQKTPASAPVPEIDDASMLSRITSKGKSVSGTEKKDEMQNQGQLRLLAFEQEDLWANASERIPWHEKLEGEDAIQNRVHELVSVGNLEAAVSLLLSTPPESNYFSANALRAVALSSAVSKSLLELAVKVVAANMVRTDRSFSGTHLLCAVGRYQEACSQLQDAGCWTDAATLAATHLKGSDYARVLLRWASHVLRAEHNIWRALILYVAAGALQEALAALREAQQPDTAAMFILACREVHANFISDLGNCDDESSSLIKDKLLYLPGLGPESEDVMAVGEYYGQYQRKLVHLCMDSQPFAE; encoded by the exons GTCTCCCGTCCTCTGGTTCGATACCGACTCCTCCCCCTCCAAACTCCCCATCCAGGACCTCGCGTGGGTCCAGGCCCGACCCGACTCCTACCTCCTCGCCTCCATCTCCGGattctcctccctctccctctacAACAGCTCCACCGGCCGATGCTTCTGGAAATACGACGCGGCGCCCGAAATTCTCTCCTGCATCCGCCGTGACCCCTTCGATTCGCGCCATTTCTGTGTCGTCGGGCTCAAAGGATTCCTGCTCTCTGTCACCGTGTTAGGCGAGACGGAATCCGATGTCGTCATCAAGGAGCTTCAGATTCGGACCGACTCCACCGAGTTGCTGAAGCTGGAGAGGGACTTGACCGGTGGAGTCTCCGGGAACTCGTCGTCGGCCTCGGCGGCATTCCCGATCTACGCCGTGAGGTTCGCATTCTCGCCACAGTGGCGGCACATTCTTTTCGTCTCGTTCCCGAGGGAGCTGGTGGTGTTCGATTTGCAGTATGAGACGCCGCTTTTCTCTGCCACATTGCCTCGCGGCTGCGGCAAGTTTCTCGATGTGCTCCCGGATCCGAATCACGAGTTCCTCTACTGCGCTCATCTTGACGGGAAGCTCAGTACTTGGCGCCGAAAAGA AGGAGAGCAGGTACACATAATGTGTTCAATGGAAGAGCTGATGCCTTCAATTGGCACATCTGTCCCTTCTCCTTCGTTGCTTGCTCTCGTCATCTCCCAATCAGATTCGACCCTCCAGAATGTCAGCAAGATTTACTCTGATGATGTACCTCATTCTCCTTTCCCTGATTTGGATTTCGATAATCCTTTTGATTTCTGTGATGAACCTCTTCTTGTTTCTAAAACGCATTTGATCTCAATTTCTGATGATGGAAAAATATGGAACTGGCTCTTGACTGCCGAAGGGCTTGAAGATAATCGAAAGGATGACACAAACTTGGGTATTAGTGAACTGCCAGTTCCTGGGACAAATACAAACATTATAGTTTCTTCTACCGGAGGACTTGACATGGAAGCCGGtaaacaaatagaaaagatCAGTGGTGATAGAAACCGACCTTCAAATTCTATTGTCAGCCATACGGACTTATCACTAAAG ATTAGCTTAGTTGGACAGCTTCAGCTTCTTTCTTCAGCAGTAACTATGCTAGCTGTACCTTCACCTTCTTCAACAGCTACTTTGGGCC GTGGGGGGAACTATCCTGTTGTAGCTGTTCCATTGGTTGCTTTGGGAACTCAAAGTGGGACAGTTGACGTTGTTGATGTTTCTGCCAATGCTGTCGCTGCAAGTTTTTCTGTTCATACTGGTACTGTTAGGGGATTACGATGGCTTGGAAATTCTAGACTGGTTTCATTTTCATACAGTCAG gtGAGTGAAAAATCTGGAGGTTTCATCAACAGGCTCATTGTGACCTGTGCTAGAAGTGGCCTAAATAGACAATTCCGGGTTTTGCAAAAGCCTGAACGTGCACCCATAAGAGCATTAAGAGCCTCATCCTCTGGGAG GTACCTTCTTATTTTGCTTCGTGATGCACCAGTAGAGgtttgggcaatgacaaagAGTCCTATTATG CTTAGATCATTGGCTCTTCCATTTACGGTTTTGGAATGGACCCTCCCAGCAGTCCCCCGACCTGCTCAAAATGGACCTGCTAagcaatcatcatcatcatcatcatccccCAAAGATCACACATATGTGGCATCAGACGGGACATCCTCTCCAACAAAGGCATCATCTGATTCCA AGAGCTCAGATGGATCTCAAGATGACACTTCTGAAAGCTTTGCATTTGCACTAGCAAATGGTGCTCTTGGTGTTTTTGAGGTTCATGGGAGAAGAATCCGTGACTTCAG ACCGAAATggccttcttcttcatttgtctCATCGGATGGACTAATTACTGCCATGGCCTACCGGTTGCCTCATGTA GTTATGGGGGACAGATCAGGAAATATTCGCTGGTGGGATGTAACTACTGGACATTCTTCTTCGTTTAACACTCATAGAGAAGGTATCCGGAGAATTAAATTCTCACCTGTTGTGCCTGGAGACCGCAGTAGGGGGCGCGTTGCTGTACTATTCTATGACAATACATTTTCAGTATTTGACCTT GATTCTCCGGACCCATTAGCCAATTCTCTTTTACAGCCTCAATTTCCTGGAACCCTTGTGTTGGAACTTGATTGGTTGCCTTTGCGGACTGACAAAACTGATCCACTGTTATTGTGCATAGCTGGAGCTGATAGTAGCTTTCGCCTTGTTGAGATTAATAT aattgacaaaaaactTGGTTATACCCACCAGCCCAGATctataaaagagaggttccgtCCTATGCCTCTATGCTCTCCTATACTGCTTCCAACACCACATGCCCTG GCATTAAGAGTGATCTTACAATTGGGTGTCGAGCCCTCTTGGTTTAATACTTGCAGTACGACTTTAGATAAGAGGCCTCACAAAATTCCAGGAACTCCCAAGTCCAATGAGGATCTTCGAAGTTACATGATCAATTTACCACCTGTTGGTGACCCTGTGGTACCAGAATTGCTGCTTAAAGTCTTAGAACCTTATCGTAAAGAAG GCTGCATACTGGATGATGAGAGGGCAAAATTATATGCAATGGTGGTCAACAAAGGTTTTTCTGTGAGATTTGCTTTTGCTGCTGCAATTTTTGGTGAATCCTCAGAAGCTCTTTTCTGGCTACAACTGCCTCGTGCTCTTAACCATTTGATGAATAAGATGGTAAACAAGTCTCCACAAAAAACCCCTGCGTCAGCACCCGTTCCAGAGATTGATGATGCATCTATGCTGAGTAGGATAACATCAAAAGGAAAGTCAGTGTCTGGAACGGAAAAGAAAGATGAAATG CAGAATCAAGGTCAGCTCAGGTTATTGGCTTTTGAGCAAGAGGATTTGTGGGCAAATGCCAGTGAACGTATTCCTTGGCATGAGAAGTTGGAGGGAGAAGATGCTATTCAGAATCGTGTACATGA GCTTGTCTCCGTTGGCAACTTAGAAGCTGCGGTTAGTTTATTGCTTTCCACTCCTCCTGAGAGCAATTACTTCTCTGCAAATGCTTTACGCGCTGTTGCTCTTTCTTCTGCCGTGTCAAAGTCTCTCCTTGAACTTGCCGTCAAG GTTGTTGCGGCCAACATGGTCAGGACTGACAGGTCGTTCTCTGGTACTCATCTTCTTTGTGCTGTTGGAAGGTATCAGGAAGCGTGTTCTCAG CTACAAGATGCTGGGTGCTGGACAGATGCTGCGACTTTAGCTGCTACGCATTTAAAAGGATCCGACTATGCAAG GGTGTTGCTAAGATGGGCTTCGCACGTCCTTCGCGCTGAACACAACATATGGAGGGCCCTCATTTTGTATGTTGCAGCTGGTGCACTACAAGAGGCATTGGCAGCACTTCGTGAGGCCCAACAACCTGACACGGCCGCTATGTTCATCCTTGCTTGTCGAGAAGTTCATGCCAACTTCATCTCTGATTTAGGCAACTGCGACGATGAATCCAGTTCTTTGATCAAGGACAAGCTGCTCTACTTGCCTGGGTTAGGCCCCGAGAGCGAAGACGTTATGGCAGTCGGCGAATATTACGGGCAATACCAAAGGAAACTGGTGCATCTATGCATGGACTCGCAACCATTCGCTGAATGA